A stretch of the Actinoalloteichus fjordicus genome encodes the following:
- a CDS encoding radical SAM protein: MATFVPLLAREQVERLPARAREVVEYRKSGLSLNHIQGCPLDCAYCIRHTYGLWDARQPRALMSDADAVAELVGHRYFQPHVTPVQVFNRATDPFLPNVRPHTFAVLEDLDERGLTNHVLVITRHQMKPADVDRLNQLRHVKVTLLFTYSGIDNKQIEPYPSHVAAESLKLMSAPARRKYRTVLYWRPLVPGLNDSDEHLTTARELGEHADATVFTGLFYRAEIADYYKANGLPEPYDETARRKIVPETLEKRVLAAFPASAPLFRKTSCAVSYAHGLSDYNGHYGIRELCDICPLSQVELCAGAHRVPTADQLRHAAASLPEARGLEVVEVSEQAVVVAGLDTEQPRYYLQHALGFQVHDVAHPHRNRRHGRAEIGWKETSGND; encoded by the coding sequence GTGGCGACGTTCGTTCCGTTGTTGGCGCGGGAGCAGGTTGAGCGGCTTCCGGCGCGTGCGCGTGAGGTGGTGGAGTACCGCAAGTCCGGATTGAGCCTGAACCACATTCAGGGGTGCCCGTTGGACTGCGCGTACTGCATCCGGCACACCTACGGCTTGTGGGATGCGCGGCAGCCCCGCGCGCTGATGTCGGACGCGGACGCGGTGGCCGAGCTGGTGGGACACCGCTACTTTCAGCCGCACGTGACGCCGGTTCAGGTGTTCAACCGGGCCACTGACCCGTTCTTGCCGAACGTCCGGCCGCATACGTTCGCGGTGTTGGAAGACCTGGATGAGCGCGGGCTTACCAATCACGTGCTGGTGATTACCCGGCACCAGATGAAGCCAGCCGACGTAGACCGGTTGAACCAGCTTCGGCACGTCAAGGTGACGTTGTTGTTCACGTACTCGGGTATCGACAACAAGCAGATCGAACCGTACCCGTCCCACGTGGCGGCGGAGTCGCTGAAACTAATGAGCGCTCCGGCACGGCGGAAGTACCGGACGGTGTTGTACTGGCGTCCGCTGGTGCCGGGCCTCAACGATTCCGACGAGCACCTGACGACGGCCCGCGAATTGGGGGAGCACGCCGACGCCACGGTATTTACGGGCCTGTTCTACCGCGCCGAAATAGCCGACTACTACAAAGCGAACGGCCTGCCGGAGCCGTACGACGAGACAGCGCGGCGCAAGATCGTTCCCGAGACCCTCGAAAAGCGTGTGTTGGCGGCGTTTCCGGCGTCGGCTCCGTTGTTCCGCAAAACGTCGTGTGCGGTGTCCTATGCGCACGGGTTGTCCGATTACAACGGGCATTACGGCATCCGGGAGCTATGCGATATCTGCCCGCTGTCGCAGGTGGAACTGTGTGCGGGCGCGCACCGTGTGCCGACCGCTGACCAGCTCCGGCATGCCGCCGCGTCGCTGCCGGAGGCTCGCGGCTTGGAGGTTGTCGAGGTCAGCGAGCAGGCGGTAGTGGTGGCGGGTTTGGACACGGAGCAGCCGCGCTACTACCTCCAACACGCGCTCGGGTTTCAGGTCCACGATGTAGCCCACCCGCACCGCAACCGGCGGCATGGGCGGGCTGAGATCGGATGGAAGGAAACCAGCGGAAATGACTGA
- a CDS encoding aldo/keto reductase codes for MMPDPVCRMGFGTMQLIGPGHWGAADDPANSIQVLRDAVDAGVTHIDTADSYGPFTAEKYIRKALHPYPEGLTIATKGGLTRQGPNQWAPCGRPEYLRQCVEMSLRRLQIERIELYYLHRIDPAVPMEDQLAVLADMQREGKLGHIGLSKVDMSQVREASRLVDIKAVQNKYNLTNRASEYVLSHCERAGITFVPYAPLASDGLTRAVGELATVAAKHDATPAQLALAWLLHHSPAITAIPGTSDRTHLGENVAAQHIRLTAEDMTEIEAASGQGDA; via the coding sequence ATGATGCCGGACCCGGTGTGCCGCATGGGTTTCGGGACCATGCAACTGATCGGCCCCGGCCACTGGGGCGCGGCCGACGACCCGGCCAACTCGATACAGGTTCTTCGGGACGCGGTGGATGCGGGCGTGACCCACATCGACACCGCCGATTCCTACGGCCCGTTCACCGCAGAGAAATACATCCGCAAAGCACTGCACCCTTACCCCGAGGGGTTGACCATCGCCACGAAGGGCGGCCTGACCCGGCAAGGCCCGAACCAGTGGGCACCGTGTGGCCGTCCCGAGTACCTGCGCCAATGCGTCGAGATGAGCTTGCGGCGACTCCAGATTGAACGAATCGAGCTGTACTACCTGCACCGCATTGACCCGGCCGTGCCGATGGAAGACCAACTTGCCGTGCTTGCCGACATGCAGAGAGAGGGCAAGTTGGGCCACATCGGACTATCTAAAGTCGACATGTCGCAGGTCCGCGAGGCAAGCAGGCTCGTGGATATCAAAGCGGTACAGAACAAGTACAACCTGACCAACCGCGCGTCGGAGTACGTGCTGAGCCACTGCGAACGCGCCGGAATCACGTTCGTGCCCTACGCCCCACTTGCCTCCGACGGGCTCACCCGCGCGGTCGGCGAGTTGGCGACTGTGGCCGCCAAACACGACGCCACCCCGGCACAACTCGCGCTCGCGTGGCTGCTGCACCACTCCCCAGCCATCACGGCCATCCCTGGTACCTCTGACCGTACGCACCTGGGTGAAAACGTTGCGGCGCAGCACATCAGGTTGACGGCCGAGGATATGACCGAGATTGAGGCGGCGTCAGGGCAGGGGGACGCATGA
- the tmk gene encoding dTMP kinase — MTLRPFSDRDRGLFVSVDGPSGAGKSTVVQHLAQLLVASGETVHTTVEPSTGPIGALARELTETVTGRALACLYAADRYHHVETEIRPKLAEGATVIVDRYIPSGLVVQRFDGIDPAFLWKLNAEADRPDLAVILEADPAVIAQRLGERGAHNRFQLRPGSAHAEIHFYAQATERLIHAGFDVMRVDCTQPAHHAATRIVERLTTFFAPAKEAQR, encoded by the coding sequence ATGACACTCCGTCCCTTTTCTGACCGCGATCGTGGGTTGTTCGTCTCGGTGGACGGCCCCAGCGGCGCGGGTAAGTCCACTGTCGTGCAGCACTTGGCGCAACTGCTAGTTGCGTCCGGGGAGACCGTGCACACCACGGTCGAACCCTCTACCGGTCCTATCGGCGCGTTGGCGCGCGAGTTGACCGAGACCGTTACCGGCCGGGCTCTGGCGTGCCTGTACGCCGCCGATCGCTATCACCATGTGGAAACCGAGATCCGGCCTAAGCTCGCCGAGGGCGCAACGGTGATCGTTGACCGGTACATCCCCTCGGGTCTGGTGGTGCAACGGTTCGACGGTATCGACCCGGCTTTCCTGTGGAAGCTCAACGCCGAGGCCGACCGTCCCGACCTTGCGGTGATCCTGGAAGCCGACCCGGCTGTGATCGCGCAACGTCTCGGAGAGCGCGGAGCACACAACCGGTTCCAGCTCCGCCCCGGCAGCGCTCACGCGGAGATCCACTTCTACGCCCAGGCCACCGAGCGGTTGATACACGCCGGGTTCGACGTGATGCGGGTGGACTGCACCCAACCCGCTCACCACGCCGCCACGCGCATCGTGGAGCGGTTGACAACGTTCTTCGCGCCCGCGAAGGAGGCCCAGCGATGA
- a CDS encoding helix-turn-helix domain-containing protein: MNLPPQNNSGAPNVHEARVALGKRLRELRRRAGLTGMQLAESLSWPQSKVSKLETARQTPSPEDIRAWIRITDSGSQTEELLTALQTLEAQHAEWQRVLNPGLQPHQQKLSELDAKTRVFRAFEATVIPGLLQTAAYARARMAQGVILYNANNDIGEAVRARMRRQELLYREDKRFHFVITEAALRLRLSAPNVMLAQLDRLVSLSTLPNVRLGVISSSAQYVVGPWHGFWLRDNERVLIETFSAELNLVQAPEIALYSKIFEQFAAIATYGRSAREIITCVADELASEASPEGE; the protein is encoded by the coding sequence ATGAATTTGCCACCGCAGAACAATTCGGGCGCGCCCAACGTTCATGAGGCACGTGTCGCCTTGGGTAAGCGACTCCGTGAGCTGCGTCGCCGTGCTGGCCTGACGGGGATGCAGCTTGCGGAGTCGCTGTCATGGCCTCAGTCTAAGGTATCCAAGCTGGAGACTGCCAGACAAACGCCTAGCCCCGAGGATATTCGAGCCTGGATTAGGATTACCGATAGCGGTTCGCAAACCGAAGAACTGCTAACAGCGCTACAGACGCTTGAGGCGCAGCACGCAGAGTGGCAGCGCGTTCTAAACCCTGGGCTGCAACCCCATCAACAAAAGCTCTCTGAGTTAGACGCAAAAACCCGAGTTTTTCGCGCCTTTGAGGCAACGGTTATCCCGGGCTTGCTGCAAACAGCAGCGTATGCGAGGGCGCGCATGGCGCAAGGTGTCATTCTCTATAACGCCAATAACGATATTGGCGAAGCGGTGCGAGCTCGAATGAGGCGGCAAGAGTTGCTATATCGCGAAGATAAGCGATTTCATTTTGTTATCACGGAGGCTGCCCTGCGGCTGCGTTTGTCTGCGCCTAATGTCATGCTCGCCCAACTGGATCGCCTCGTTTCTCTTTCGACATTGCCTAATGTTCGTCTTGGCGTAATTAGTTCCAGCGCTCAATACGTGGTTGGCCCGTGGCATGGCTTTTGGCTCCGCGACAATGAGCGGGTTCTAATCGAAACATTTTCTGCCGAACTAAATTTAGTTCAAGCTCCAGAAATTGCGCTATACAGCAAAATCTTTGAACAATTCGCGGCGATTGCAACCTATGGGCGCTCTGCGCGAGAAATTATCACATGCGTGGCCGATGAGCTCGCTTCGGAAGCGTCGCCGGAGGGTGAGTGA
- a CDS encoding 3'-5' exonuclease: MTDWTSLTYVVVDVEGNGQQPPDLVELAAVPIYGGVIGEPASWLVKPDRPITHFARKIHGITNDDVTDAPTFDDVKADVLDALNAHGLRADGLIAHNAHVDVGVLQRKLGDWECPEIFDTLKLARRLLPDADSYKLGALVDAFELAEGLPDGLAPHRAIYDTLVTARLFVRLATRQDMRPLTLEELRDKPGGGEDDTPSLF, encoded by the coding sequence ATGACTGATTGGACGAGCCTTACCTATGTAGTCGTGGACGTGGAAGGCAACGGCCAGCAGCCCCCAGACCTTGTGGAACTGGCGGCGGTGCCAATCTATGGTGGTGTCATTGGTGAGCCGGCGAGTTGGCTGGTGAAGCCTGATCGGCCCATTACGCATTTCGCGCGCAAGATTCACGGCATCACTAACGACGACGTGACCGACGCCCCGACATTCGATGACGTCAAGGCCGACGTGTTGGACGCGCTGAACGCGCACGGTCTCAGGGCAGACGGGTTGATCGCGCATAACGCCCATGTGGATGTCGGGGTCTTGCAACGCAAGCTCGGGGATTGGGAATGCCCGGAAATCTTCGACACCCTCAAACTCGCCCGTCGCCTATTGCCGGACGCCGATAGCTACAAGCTCGGCGCTCTGGTGGACGCGTTCGAGCTGGCCGAGGGGCTGCCCGATGGACTCGCGCCGCACCGCGCAATCTACGACACGTTGGTGACTGCGCGGCTGTTCGTGCGCCTGGCGACCCGGCAGGACATGCGCCCGCTGACGCTGGAAGAGCTGCGCGACAAACCGGGAGGGGGCGAGGATGACACTCCGTCCCTTTTCTGA